TGCATATTGAAGAAGAGATGCTTAACTATTTTTTAATTTATGTTAACAATTTTACAAAGGTTGATCATCATGTTATAAGTTCTTACGTTATTCTTAAATCTTTAGGTAATTTTTCTGAAGAATTGTCATCAAAAGTTAATATAGAAAAAGATGTTAATTTAGAATTCCTTTTAAAGGAGTATTCAAAAGGAATAGTAGATCTTTTTGATTCAATTTTGAATGCAGAAATTAAAAAAGAATTGGTCGTTTTAATTAAAAGAGAACTTAGCAATTGGATTTTGTACTATAAGGAGCTTTTTCCTCACTCTGTTAATAAGAAATTGGTTGAATCACTTTACAAAGAAGATCCTAAAGAAGTGGAAAAATTATTTAATTATGTTATAAAAAATTATAAGATTTATAAAGATGCCTATATTTGGATTTTAAAGCACTTTAAAACCTATTCTATTGATCTGAGTTATTCAGATTCAGATCTTTTAGCCAATTTGATTAAAATTTTAACAGATAGTGTTATTAAAATTAATAATAAAAATAATTCTGTTGCAAGTAAAAGAATTTATAAAATGGTAATTAATCTTTTAGTTAAAGATGGGTATCTTAAATCAGTTTTAGAGTACGTGAGGGATGAAGAGCTTGCAAAGAGAGTTTATATGACTTGTTTTTATGTAAAAGATTTTCCTCCCAAGGATCTTTTAGATATTAAATCTATAATAAGGCAATTGTTTGATTCTGTTGAGTTTGAAGATGAAAAGATGCAGCTTGCAGGGGAGAGAATGGAAATTGGATTTTTAACCATATTAAGTTCTTTGAATAAAAAGCAAAAAGAGCTTAAGCATTTAAAGGAAGTTGAAATTCCAGAAAATTCGAAAGAAATTGGGAAAGCTCGTGAACTTGGCGATTTAAAAGAAAATGCTGAATATCATTCTGCTAAGGAAAAACAACAGTTTTTAACAAAAAGATTAAACTCCTTAATGTTGGAAATAGAAAATGCAAAAGTTATAGATACTAAAGATCTTCAAAGTTCTGTTGTTGGTTTTGGGACTAAAGTTATCATTTTAAATGAAGTTACAGGCAAAGATGAATCTTATTTGATACTTGGACCTTGGGAATCAAACCCTGATGAAGGCATTATTTCATATAAATCGCCTTTTGGAGAAAATTTGCTTGATTCTAGAGAAGGAGATAGTCTCAATTTTATTATAAATAATACTAATTTTAAATATTTTGTAAAGAAAATAGAACCCATAAAATTTAGCTAGGAAAAATTTAAGGATGTCAAAGTTAAAGGAAAAAAGAGAAAAAGTTGCTGTTAGTATAGAGAGATCAAGCAAAGAGGAAGCTGTTGAGCTTGCAAGAGTTCAAATAGAAAAAACTTTTGGGAAAGGAAGTCTTATTAAGATGGGGGAATCCCCTGTTGGGAAAGGCATAAAGAGTATTTCAAGTGGATCTATTGTATTAGATGAAGCTCTTGGCATTGGTGGATATCCTAGGGGGCGCATAATAGAAATTTTTGGCCCTGAGTCGTCTGGCAAGACCACTTTAACTCTACAAGCAATTGCTGAGGTGCAAAAAGAAGGAGGCATAGCTGCTTTTATTGATGCAGAGCATGCTCTTGATCCTGTTTATGCAAAAGCTTTGGGGGTTAATGTTGCAGAACTTTGGCTTAGTCAGCCTGATACTGGAGAACAAGCTCTTGAGATTGCCGAACATTTAATTAGAAGTGGTGGTATTGATTTAATTGTAGTTGATTCTGTGGCAGCTTTGACCCCAAAATTAGAGATAGATGGGGAAATGGGGGATTCTCAGATTGGTCTTCAAGCAAGGTTAATGAGTAAGGCTCTTAGAAAGATTACAGGTATACTTTCTAAATCTAATACTTGTATTATGTTTATTAATCAAATAAGAATGAGGATTGGTATTATGTTTGGCAATCCTGAGACTACTACTGGTGGGAATGCTTTAAAATTTTATGCATCTCTTAGGCTTGAGGTTAGAAAAGTCGAACAAATAACCAGATCAGGCTCAAGCGATGATGTTATTGGCAATAAGATCAGAGTTAAGATTGTGAAGAATAAGGTTGCCCCACCTTTTCGTAAAGTAGAATTGGTAATTTATTTTGGGAAAGGTATTTCTAGGGAAGCTGGTATTTTGGATGCTGCTATTAAGCATAATTTAATACAAAAAACAGGTTCTTGGTATTCATTAGGAGATAATAAGTTGGGACAGGGAAGAGAGAGTGTTATTGAGTATCTTAGTAAAGAAGTAGAACTTACAAATGATTTGGATAAAAGACTTAGAAAAGTAATTTTTAATAATTTTGATCAAGAGGATGTTAGTTTTATTGAATATAAGGAAAATGAAAGTGAGTAGCAGGAAAAATTTAAATGTCTGAATTAAATAGTTACTCTATCAGTCTTGATAATTTTACAGGTGGAATAGAGCTTTTTTTTGAATATGTTAATATAAATAGACATGTTTTAAGAACTTTGAGTTTAAATCAAATAATTGAAGAATTTATAGTTGTTTCAAGTGACCTTAATATAAGTATTAGGGGATTGATTGATTTTTTTTATCTTGCTAATAATTTGTTTTATTGGAAAACTCAAATTTTATTCCCATTAAAGCTTGAATGTAAAGATAAAGCAGAACGTAAAGTTGTGGAAAGGTTAGTAGGTTATAGTAAGAATAGAGAAAATGAAAAATTACAATTAAATCAAATAAAGAATTTTAAATTCTATGACTTAAAAATGATTGAAGATTTTATTTTTGGCAATAGTGGCAATTTTGTTAAAAATATTAATACTATTGCTAATGATAATAAAAAGAAAAATTCGAAGAGAAAGCCTAATGTATTGAAAGAAAAAGTTATTAATAAAAATTCTTTGTATAATAAAAAATTTAAAGTTGTTTGTAATAAATATGAATTGAAAATTTTTGAGAAAAAGATGAAAATTATTTCTATTTTAAATAAAGAGAGCCGTGTAATTTTTGATTCTCTTTTAGATTTTAATGCTGATAATTATTCTTTTGAGAGATTTTCTTATTTTTTAGTATCTCTTGAGTGCAAAATGCTTAATATTGTAAATTTAGGATATCTGAATAATAAATTAGTATTGTATCGAGGTTGTAAAATTAATGATTGCACTTAAAACCCCCAGAATTCATGTGTTTTTAGCTGAAAAGGGAGTAGGGTCAAGAAGATTTTGCGAGGAACTGATAAGGAAGAAGCTTGTAAGAGTTAATGGCTCTATTGCCAAGCTTGGGGATAAGGTAGCTTTAGGAGACAGAATAATTTATAAGAAACAGATTTATGTTTTTAAAGACCTTCAAAGTAAGAGTAGAGTTTATTTGGCTCTTAACAAGCCTAGAAATTATTTATGTTCAAATTTTGATGCTAATGGAAGAAAGCTAGCAATATCTTTGGTTCAGCCTTTGTTTAAAGAGCGTGTATTTTCAATTGGTAGGCTTGATTTTAAAAGCTCTGGGCTTTTATTATTCACTAATGACGGTAAATTTGCAAATGATATTATTCATCCAAGGCAAAAAGTTGAAAGAGAATATATTATAGAATCAAAAAAAGATATTGATGAGAATTTGCTTATTTCTTTTAAGTTGGGTATAAAGATAAAAAAAGAATTTTTTAAATTAAAATCTTATGAAATTTTAAATAAAAATTCTGCCAGATTGATTTTAGATGAAGGAAAAAATAGGGAAATAAGAAAAGTGTTTTTAAGCAAAAATGTTTTTTTAAAAAAAATTCATAGAATTAGAATTGGCAATATTAATTTAGATAGCTTAAAGGAAGGTCAAGTAAAAATTGTTCCTTTGGTTAAGATAAATAGGTTGAAATCTATGTTGGAGAAGTCTAATGATAATAGCAATTGATGGGCCTTCAGCATCAGGAAAAAGTTCAATTGCAAGAGAGCTTAGTGTAAAACTAGGTTTTAAATTTATCAGTTCTGGTTATCTTTATAGAATAATAACTTTAATTGCCCAAAGATCTTTTATTAGTGGCTGCGATTTTATTAGTGAGAATAGACTTTTAAATTTGGTTCTTGAGAATGATATAAGCTTTAATGATTCTAGTTTTTTGCTTAATGGAGAGAATGTTGAAAATCAAATTTTAAACGATAAGATTGATTTTCAGGTTTCTTTTTATTCTTCTTATATTGGAATAAGAAATATTGTGAATAAAAAATTAAGAGAGGTTGTTAAATTTAGCGATGATAATTATATAATAGAAGGTAGAGATATTACTACTATTGTTTTTCCAGAATCTGAATTCAAAATATATCTGGATGCTTCTGTTAAAGTTCGAGCCTTGAGGCGATATAAGCAAAGAAATGGAAATGAGACTTTAGAAGAATTAGAGCGTACTCTTAAAAAAAGAGATGATGTTGATAAGAACAAACAATATGGTAAGTTAGAATTATCAAAAGGGGTTTTTTACCTTGATACAAGCTACAAAGGATTAGACGATGTATGTAATATTATAATAGAAAAGTTTAATTTGAAAAAAGTAAGAGAGAGGTGAGAATGGAAAATCAAAAAGATTTACAAGAAAATTATTTGAAAGTACTTGAAAGGGTAGAACTTGGAAGTCGTGTTTCTGGAACGATTGTTAACATTATGAAGGATTATGTTCTAGTCGATGTTGGCTATAAATCTGAAGGCTTTATCAAGATTGAAGAATTTGAAAATGTTCCCAAAATTGGTGATAAACTTGAAGCAATCGTTGTAAGAATAGGTGGAGAATTGGGGCTGATTTTAAGTGTTGAAAAGCTTGATTCTTTGAATTTTCAAGATAAAGTAAATGAGTATATTCAAAATAAAAAAGTAATTAAAGGTAAAGTGTTGGTTGAGCTTTCTAATGGCTATAAGATTCAAATTAATGAAAATGTTTCTGGTTTTATGCCTTTTTATTTAAGCTCTAAATCTAAGGATGAGAAATTAAAAAGAGGCTCTATTGTTGAATTTTATATTCTTGAAGCAAGCGAAACGGACGGTTTGAGGCTTATTCTTGATAGGCGCACTTTAGAAAGAGAAAGGGAGCTTGCCAAGAGAATAGAGCTAGTAAGTTCTTATAATGAAGAAGATGTGGTTGATGGTATGGTTGATCGTATTACAGAATATGGTGCGATTATAAAAATTAAAAATTTTGTTACAGGAATTTTACATAAAAGAAATATTGCTTTTAATCAAGTTGAAAATATTGAAGATTTTATTAGAGTTGGTGATAAGTTAAAGTTGAAAATTATTAAGATAAATCCACAAACAGGTAAAATGGAATTATCTCTTAAGGCCTTAAAAGCAAATCCTTGGGATTCTGTAGATGTTAAATATAAAATTGATAGCATTGTAAAAGGGAAAGTTGTAAAAATTTTGCCCTTTGGAGCTGTTATTGAGCTTGACAGCGAATTGTCAGGGTTTTTACATATAAGTAATTTTTCTTGGATAAAAGTAGTAAAGAGTCCTCAAGAATTAATAAAACTTGGTCAGATGGTAGAAGTTAAGATTTTAGAGATAGACAAAGAAAATCAAAAAATATCTCTGGGTATTAAACAAATTAATGAGAATCCTTGGGAGAGATTAACTGAGAAATATCCTATTGGAAAGGTTATTCAAGGAGTTGTTACTAATATTACAAAAACAGGCGCTTTTGTAAATATTGAAGAAGGCATAGATGCTTATGTGAGCAAGTTTGATATTTCTTGGCTTGAAGAGATTGATCCTGAGGAATATTTTAAGATAGGCGATTTAGTGAATGGGAAAGTGCTTGAGGTTGACAGGCGAAAGAGAAATGTTAGATTAGGAATTAAGCAGTTAGAAGAGAGTCCTTGGGAAGATTTTTCTAAAAGCTATAAAAAAGGTGATGCTATTGAGGTTGAGATTGTAGAGAAAAAGTCAAAAGGCTTTCAAGTAAGAGTTTATAATAAAATAATGGGATTTATTAGCAAAATCCAACTAGGAGATACAAAAGAATCCAGTTTAGAAACTTTTGAAAAATTAAGCATTGGAGATAAGCTTAAGGTGGTAATAACAAATATTGATTCTAAAGACAAATCAGTGCTGCTCTCTTATAGGGAGTATGAGAATCAAAAATCAAGAGAAGAGATTTCTTCTTATTTATTTAAGGGTAATGATGAGGAATCTTATAAGCCGTTTGAAAATTTGCTAAAGAGGGATGAATAATGGCTAAGAATAATCTTTTAGTTTTCTTTATTGCTATTATTTTTGTGTTTGTATCTATTATTGTTGTTTTTTATAATTCTTTAAGTAAAGATTATGTAAAGAGTGGTGGTGAAATAGTAGAAAATCTTGAAAAGGATTTAAATGATTATTTAAAAGAAAATGATGTCAAAGAGAGAGAAAAAATATCTCTTAGGATAAAGGAACTTATTTTAAAGGAAAAAGAAATTTCATCTTACTTTATTTCAAGATTTTATTTAGCTAAAGCTGTTTATTTGCAAAGTCAATCACAGTATGATGAGGCTATTAAGGATTTAGATATTGTTATTAAGGCAAAAGGTATTGAAAGCGAAATTGCTTTTATCAATAAAGCTACAATTTATGAAAAAATGGGATTAAAAGAAGATGCTTTATTAGTTTATGAGGATCTTATCAAGAACACTAGTTTAGGGTTTTTAAAGGTAAGAGCTCTTTTAAGTAAGGCAATATTGATTGAGGAAAAAGATAAAGACCTTGCTGTGAAAGTATATGAAGAGATTGTTAAATTCCCATATGAAAATAATTTATATATAAATATAGCAAATAATAAAATTTTAGAACTTAAACAAAATTAATTTGTATTTTTGGGGGAGGTTTTATAATTTTTTTTATCTTATATTTTATATTTTGTCTGGGGGTTATCGGATGTGGTCTTGACAATATTTTAATACTTCCATCGCCAGAAAAGATTGATAATCGAATTTCAAGGGATTCTGTGGCCTTTTTTTTGCCAGCAGATTATTTTTCTAATCAAGCAGCTGAAAAATTAAGGGGTTTTGATATATACTATAAGTTTTATCCAGAAGGCGCCAATTATCATGTAAGTAGTTTTCGAAAAAGTGTGGAAAAAGATTTCGAAGCTTTAAGGGGTGTTTTTGACAATGTTAGTGAATTTAATAATAGAGGGTTTTATAAAATAAATTTGAGTGCTACTATGTATTCTGGTAAACCTGTTTTTAAATTAAATAAAGAATGGGTCGATAGCAAATTGCCTTTGTATTTTGAAATAAATTTTGGAGAATTAAGAAAAGATGTTCCCGGTGAGGCTTTCATTATTGTAAGAAATGGAAATACTTCTTCGTCCCCTATTCTTCTTGAGAAAAAAAACATATATAGGTCTTACATTGACAAAGGGAAATATATAGGTTTTTCAAAATCTATTAAAAAGTCTGATCTTTTAGACAAAGAGAAAAGGCCAATTGATCTAAAGCATATAAATGACGATTTTTTTACAAAAGACATTGCTCCTAAATATAATTTGGCAATTTTTGTTATGGGCGTAGGCAGCATTGTTGACGATGCTTATAGTGTTCTTATTGATCTTGGAGATTTGTCGGGATTTAGTTTGTCTAATTAATTAGTTTTATGGAGGAGTATGATAGTATTTTTTTCTCATTTGATTTTAACAAACATTATTATTTCTTTTTTGATAAGCTTTTTTGTTATGTTTTTAAACATATTGAATTTCAAGTTTTTAGTAATTTATTTAATAAGTTTTTTAGGTGGCATTGTATTTTTATTTTTTATTCCTTTTTTCTATTCTGATTATTATGAAAGGCGAATAGATCCTATTCTTTATTTATTTCCTATTTTAGGATCGGTGATTTTAATAGGTTTGATTAAATTTTCTGAAAGAAATAAGAACGACTTATAAAAGAATGATTTTTAAAAGAGTTGAGAATCAACTTAGTTTTTAATATTTTTTATTAATATAATTTGTTAATAATTTTATTCAAGAGTGAAATGTTTGTTTTTAATAGGTGGACTTATTGGTTGGATTGTTTTATTATATTCTTATAAAAGAGGGGATAATTTCCGCTATGTGGTGTCATAGTGAGTAAAAGAGAAGGATAATAGGAGGTTGATTTGGCAATTATTACGATGAAGAGCTTGTTGGAGGCCGGAGTTCATTTTGGTCATCAGGTAAAAAGGCTTGATCCTAGAATGAAAAGATTTATTTTTTCCGAGAGAAATGAAATACATATTTTAGATCTTCAAAAGACTTTACAAGGTATTAAAGATTCTTATGAGCTTGTTCAAAGAGTGATAAAAGATGGCAAAAAGGTGCTTTTTATTGGAACCAAAAAGCAAGCTAGTGAAATAATCGAACAAGAAGCAAGAAGAAGTGATATGCCATATGTTAATAATAGATGGCTTGGGGGCATGCTTTCTAATTTTAATACGATTAGAAAATCTGTTCAAAAATTAAAAAAGCTAGAAAAGATGGAAGTTGATGGAACTTTTGATATGATAAGTAAAAAAGAGATTTCACAGCTCAATCGTGAAAAATTAAAATTAGCTAAAAATTTATCAGGTATTAAAGACATGGAAACGCTTCCTGGTGCTGTTTTTATCATTGATCCTAAGAGGGAGCAAATAGCTATTAATGAGGCTAGAAAATTAAAAATCCCCATTATTTCTGTGGTTGATACAAATTGTAATCCGGATGTTATTGATTGCCCAATTCCTGGGAATGATGATGCTATTCGTTCTGTTGCTTTGTTTACCAAAATAATATCTGATGCTATTTTAGAAAGTGATAAAGAGGTTGGTATTCAAATAATTGAAAATTTGAACGAAGAAGATTTGATGAAAGAAATTGAAATTAAAAATGATAAAAGTGATTCTATTGAAGAAGGGGGGGAATAATTTATGAGCATTATTAGTCCTCAAGATGTAAAAAAACTTCGAGAAGAAACCAATGCTGGTTTTGGGGATTGTAAAAAAGCTTTGTCTGCTGCTGGTGGAGATTTTGAATTAGCTAAAAAAAAACTTAGAGAAATGGGAATTGCGTCTGCTGAGAAAAGACTTGACCGAGATGCAAAAGAAGGTAGAGTATTCTCATATTCAAATAATATTCATGCAGGTCTTTTGCTTGTTTCTTGTGAAACAGACTTTGTTGCTTTAAATCACAATTTTGTTAATTTCGGTAATTCTTTAATTAAGGAATTGGTAGAGAGTGGAAGAAATTCTTTAACTGCTTCTCAAGAGTTAGAACTTAAAAATTTAGCAGCTACAATAAAAGAAAATATTCAGGTTAAAAAAATTTTTATTACTGAAATTCAATCTAATGAATTTGTAAAAATTTATTTGCATGGCGAACAATCTAAAATAGGTGTTTTGGTTAAATTAAAAGTAGATGATTTTTCTAAAACTGAAGATAAAATGTTGCAAGATTTTGCTATGGATTTAGCTTTACATGTGGCTGCTCTTGCTCCTATTTATTTGAGAAATGATGATGTTTGTCCAAATTATATTAAAGAGCAAGAAGAGATATTTGCTAAACAATTAGAACTTAGTGGGAAGTCAGAAAGCATAGTTAAAGGCATAGTTGCTGGAAAAATAAAAAAACATCTTGCTGAAATTTCTCTTCTTGAACAAGGTTTTGTAAAAAATGATAAACTCACTGTTAGGGAGATGTTGGAAGAGGTTTCAAAAGCAATTTCAAGCAAGATAGAAATAGTTGAGTTTAAGTATTTAAGAATAGGATAGACAATGTACTGCTTTTTGTCAGTAAGGAGGAGTTTATATGGAAGATTATAAGGCTTTTCTGGATGAAAAGATGAGCAAGGTTCTTTTATCACTTGACAATGAATATAAAACGTTAAGAACAGGTAGAATTAGTAGTAATATTTTTGATAAAATTTTTGTTCAATACCATGGCCAAAGGACACCCATAACTCAAGTGTCAAGTATTAGAATTCCTGAAGCAAGACTTGTTGTTATTCAACCTTGGGATAAAACTATCTTGAATAAGATAGAACAAGCTATACTTAATTCTGATCTTTCTATGAACCCTTCAAGCGATGGTTCTGTTATTAGAATTAAAGTTCCAGCTTTAACTAGTGAAAGGCGGCAAGATATTGTAAAGCATGCTAAAAAAATAGCAGAAGAACATAAAATTTCAACTAGAAATATACGGCAGGATTTAAATAATAAGGTTAAAAAGCAAGAAAAAGAATCGGAAATCACAGAAGACAGTTTGAAAAGAATTTTAGATGATATTCAGAAATCCACAGATATTTATATTAAAAAGATAGATGCGATTTTAGAATCTAAAATTCAAGAAATAATGGAAGTTTAAAGCCCATGAATAAAAGTTCTCTTCCAAGTCATGTTGGAATCATCATGGATGGCAATAGAAGGTGGGCTTTAGGTAAGGGATTGTCTTTTTCAGAAGGTTATAAAGAAGGTCTTAAAAGAGCAAAAGAAATAGTTAAGCATTCTTTAAAGATAGGTATCAAATATTTATCCTTTTATGTGTTTTCTACTGAAAATTGGAAAAGGGATGATTGTGAGATAGAAGAGTTAATGTTTTTGATTGCTAGCTATTTGAGGGCTGAATTTAATTTTTACAAAAAAAATGGAATAAAAATAATAGTTTCAGGAGATGTTGACTCCTTAGGTGAAGAAGTAAAAAGTTCGATAAAAGATTCTGTCAGCTTTTCTAAAAATTTTAACAATCTTGTTTTAAATTTGGCAATCAATTATGGAGGGCGCAATGAAATACTTCGAGCTGTTAGAAAATTTGTTTCAAATAATTTTGATTTAAAGTCTTTAGATGAGAATACTTTTTCCAATTTTTTGGACAATCCAGAACTTCCTGATCTTGATCTTTTAATACGTACAGGCGGAAATATTAGAATAAGTAATTTTTTCTTATGGAGGATTGCTTATTCTGAATTAATTTTTTCAAATGTTTTGTGGCCTGAATATTATGAGAATAGGTATAGTAAGGATTTAGAATGTTTTCAGCTTAGAAGAAGAAATTTTGGGAGATGATTTGTTGAGTAAGGTTAAGAGATTTGCTTTTTTTGCAAGGTTGGGAACATTTCTATTTTTTGTTCCTTTGATTTTATTTTTAATATTTTTAGATTTTAAAAATTATTTATTTCTTAATATTTTGATTTTTATATTTAGTGGTTTTGCCGCAAAAGAAGTTAATGATTTATTAAAATTTAAATCGTCAGGACTTTCGAGTATATTATCTTTTTTTTTAGGGTTTACTCCCCCCATTTTAACGTATATTCATTTTAATGTTTTTTATTTAGGCATGAATGTTGTATATTATTTGGTTATAGCGTTAGTGTTTAGTAATTGGATTGTTAATTTAGTATTTATTAAAGAACATGAGATTGGAAACTTTTTGTCTCAAGCAACGTCAATACTTTTTATACTTATATATCCCGGGGTATTAATGTCTTTTATAGTTTCTATTACAACTTTTCCTAAGGCCCCATTTTTAATGTTAATACTTTTTGCTATGGTAAGTGGAAACGATACTTTTGCATATCTTTTTGGCTATTTTTTAGGGAAAAATAGTTATCGTCCTACTATTATTAGTCCAAATAAAACATTAATGGGGTTTTTTGGGGGCATTTTATTTTCTATATTTACTGCTATATTTGCGGTAGTTTTTAGATTAATAAATTTAAGCTATGGAGAATCTATTATTTTTGGCATTTTAATTGGAGTTTTTACCATTATTGGTGATTTGTTTGAATCTGGATTGAAACGAAGTGCTGGAGTAAAGGATTCTGGGAAAATCATTCCTGGTAGAGGTGGGGCTCTTGATTCGATTGATTCTTTTCTTTTGACAGGCCCAATATTTTATTTATACTTATCTTAGTGATTTTTGGAGGAAATTTTTATGTATATTCTTTTTAGTGTGCTGGCTCTTAGTTTTATAATATTTATTCATGAGCTGGGGCACTTTTTATTTGCCAAGCTTTTTAAAGTTAAGGTTGAAGTTTTTTCTGTGGGTATAGGTCCTAGTATATTAAAGTTTAAAATTAATAGTACTGAGTATAGACTTTCTCCAATTATTCTAGGAGGATATTGCAAGCTTAAAGGATTTGATCACCTAGAAAAGGAACTTAAGGCAAATAAAGAATTAGAAGCAGATAAAGATTCTTTGTTTGGAATTTCACATTTTAAAAGAATTTTAATATATTTTGCAGGTCCTTTATTTAATTTGATTTTTTCATTTATTGTTTTCATTTTTATAAGTATGATGGGTATTATATATTTTGACCATTCTTCAAAGGTTAGTATTTTAAATAAAAATTCTTTTTTAAAAGATAAATTTAGAGATGGTGATATTATATTAAAGGTTAATAATAAAAAAATTGAATATTTCTCTGATTTGAGAAATATTATTCCGGAAAAAAAATCTACAGTTACATTTGATGTTTTAAGGGGAAAGGAAAATATTACTTTTGAAGAGACCGTTAGTTTGCAAGATTTTTTAAAAGAAATTGGCCCTTGGATTGATCTTGTGGTAGCAGATGTAGTTTTAGATTCGCCTGCTAAAATTGCGGGAATGAAATCGGGTGACGAAATAATTAGCATTGATAATATTCTTTTGAAAAATAAAAGAGATTTAGATGATTTGCTTAAGAATTTAAATTCAGATGTTGTGGAGATTAAGTTTTCTAGGAATGGAGAAATTTTTTCTTCAAAATTAGTATTTCAGGATAAAAGTAAAATGATTGGCATATATTTTTCACCGCCTTTAAAAAGGCTAATTAAAGTAGAAAATGTTTCAAGTGCTATTAAGAATTCTTTTTTTAAGGTTGTAAATGCTTTGCAAGACATTTTGTATTCTATTTTTTTATTGATAACAAATTTTTTAAATACCTCCAAGAGTGTATCAGGCCCTGTTGGAATTATAGGAATTCTCTCTTCATCTTATTCTTTAGGACTATTGTATTGGATTAATAACATTTCTGTCTTGAGTTTAATTCTTGCCGGCATGAATTTGTTTTTTATTGTAATACCTGTTTTTGACGGGGGACAAATTTTTATCAGCTTTATTGAACTTTTACGTGGAAAAAGATTTAAGGCCAAAACCATTTATTCTTTTTATAGCTTTGGTATTTTTTTTGCACTGTTTCTTTTTGGCTTAGGCCTTTTTAACGATTTGAAGGGTCTTTTACATATATTAAATTAAAAATTAGAAATGTATTTTAGCATAAGCCAAAAGTGAGATGCC
This portion of the Borreliella afzelii genome encodes:
- the uppS gene encoding polyprenyl diphosphate synthase, with product MNKSSLPSHVGIIMDGNRRWALGKGLSFSEGYKEGLKRAKEIVKHSLKIGIKYLSFYVFSTENWKRDDCEIEELMFLIASYLRAEFNFYKKNGIKIIVSGDVDSLGEEVKSSIKDSVSFSKNFNNLVLNLAINYGGRNEILRAVRKFVSNNFDLKSLDENTFSNFLDNPELPDLDLLIRTGGNIRISNFFLWRIAYSELIFSNVLWPEYYENRYSKDLECFQLRRRNFGR
- a CDS encoding phosphatidate cytidylyltransferase, with protein sequence MLSKVKRFAFFARLGTFLFFVPLILFLIFLDFKNYLFLNILIFIFSGFAAKEVNDLLKFKSSGLSSILSFFLGFTPPILTYIHFNVFYLGMNVVYYLVIALVFSNWIVNLVFIKEHEIGNFLSQATSILFILIYPGVLMSFIVSITTFPKAPFLMLILFAMVSGNDTFAYLFGYFLGKNSYRPTIISPNKTLMGFFGGILFSIFTAIFAVVFRLINLSYGESIIFGILIGVFTIIGDLFESGLKRSAGVKDSGKIIPGRGGALDSIDSFLLTGPIFYLYLS
- the rseP gene encoding RIP metalloprotease RseP, which translates into the protein MYILFSVLALSFIIFIHELGHFLFAKLFKVKVEVFSVGIGPSILKFKINSTEYRLSPIILGGYCKLKGFDHLEKELKANKELEADKDSLFGISHFKRILIYFAGPLFNLIFSFIVFIFISMMGIIYFDHSSKVSILNKNSFLKDKFRDGDIILKVNNKKIEYFSDLRNIIPEKKSTVTFDVLRGKENITFEETVSLQDFLKEIGPWIDLVVADVVLDSPAKIAGMKSGDEIISIDNILLKNKRDLDDLLKNLNSDVVEIKFSRNGEIFSSKLVFQDKSKMIGIYFSPPLKRLIKVENVSSAIKNSFFKVVNALQDILYSIFLLITNFLNTSKSVSGPVGIIGILSSSYSLGLLYWINNISVLSLILAGMNLFFIVIPVFDGGQIFISFIELLRGKRFKAKTIYSFYSFGIFFALFLFGLGLFNDLKGLLHILN